A region of Candidatus Hydrogenedentota bacterium DNA encodes the following proteins:
- a CDS encoding pentapeptide repeat-containing protein, giving the protein MADELPVDDREALIAALRQGRGIGARLRKPDLAGADLSGADLTDARLSGANLAGANLSKAILRGAFLDGADLSGADLTGADLEFAVLGGANVSRGVFKGAVVRRANLVGVLGEGAVFDGADLYYSRPGNANFTGATFRNANVQRAIFRRANLTNADFRGAAGQANFENATLTGMRR; this is encoded by the coding sequence ATGGCTGACGAGTTGCCCGTTGATGACAGGGAGGCGCTGATTGCCGCGCTTCGGCAGGGACGGGGTATCGGAGCGCGGCTGCGCAAGCCCGACCTCGCAGGCGCGGACCTCTCGGGCGCCGATCTGACCGATGCCCGCCTTTCAGGGGCAAACCTGGCTGGTGCAAACCTCTCGAAGGCCATTCTGCGGGGCGCCTTTCTCGATGGGGCCGATCTCAGCGGGGCCGATCTGACCGGCGCCGACCTCGAGTTTGCCGTGCTGGGCGGCGCGAACGTGTCCCGGGGGGTTTTCAAGGGGGCTGTGGTGCGCCGCGCGAACCTGGTGGGCGTTTTGGGCGAGGGGGCCGTTTTCGACGGCGCGGACCTGTATTACTCGCGTCCGGGAAATGCGAACTTCACGGGCGCAACGTTTCGTAACGCTAACGTCCAGCGCGCCATATTCCGGCGCGCCAACCTCACGAACGCCGATTTCAGAGGGGCGGCGGGACAGGCGAACTTCGAGAATGCAACCCTCACGGGGATGCGCCGGTGA